The DNA region GTCATTTCATTATCCATGTAAAATGTCACGTAACATGTATAGTACATGGtacatttttttcatttgatacaatatataaaaactaagaTGCTAATGATCCCAAAGTCATTACACACAATATATAAGTTTGTAGTAGAACATTTCATGTCTTCAATCATCCTCACGCGTTGCCTCCATCTCTGTTTCCTTCACTGTTTCCTTCACTTGGTGAAGAAGGCACCTTCTCAGATTCCTCTTCCCCAGCTCCAGTCACCGGTGTTGCAGGAACAGAGGGATTTGTAGTAGGCTTAACCATTGGGAAAGGCCATCCGTGGAATGGGAATCTATACCTGAAGAAACCTGCTATCGCGGAGTTCCTTGCAGACTCATCATCAAtcttggaaatggaagatgatgAATCAACCTCGGTGGAGTCAGAAACAAGCATTGCCGGAGGATCAATATGTCTTTTTGGAACTTCTTCTGTTGAGACTGACGCTGCTACATCCACTTTGGGGCTGGAAGAGCAGAGCACAAGTGGGGAAGTGAGGAAGGTGAGAAAAATAAGGCAGAGAGAGACTCTTGAGATTGACATTGTAGCTTGACTTGTTTAGTTGTGATGGTGTATGTTTGATGATGTTTTGAAGTCAATGGTGTGTGTAATATATAGGGGTGGAGATTGTAGAGTTAGGGATAAGTTAGGAGATAAATGTTTGGATTTCTACTTGTTACCTAAATCTCAAGTTCAGATGTCATGCTTATTGCATGAACTTGCTTGATGAAGATAAACCGGAGAAGGTGTGATATAAGTTGGTTTTTTATAatagtaaatatttattatttactgAATTCCGGTTTACCGGttgattataataataaatatttattaaaaaaaaagttggtttTTTATCTTAGAGTTCATATTTTTCTTGGCAAAGTTGTTTCATTCATCTAAAAATTATGAGAATTAGAATGTCACAAATAAGATAAATCTggaaaactaattttaatagaaatgtTCTTGAATATCTTCTTGGCCATcatcttttttctctctctttcatcaAAACCTCTCCCTTCTCTCTTCAAACCTCCATTATTGCAGCTTCATCTCCGACTCCGGTTGCTCCTTTAGAACCGGAGTCGGgtctttgattttgttttatgatgaTCTCTATGCTTATTCTAACTAGTTGAAGTAGATTGGATTTTCTTATCCTCCggatcttgttttgtttttgaaaccATGTG from Raphanus sativus cultivar WK10039 chromosome 8, ASM80110v3, whole genome shotgun sequence includes:
- the LOC108821426 gene encoding uncharacterized protein LOC108821426 gives rise to the protein MSISRVSLCLIFLTFLTSPLVLCSSSPKVDVAASVSTEEVPKRHIDPPAMLVSDSTEVDSSSSISKIDDESARNSAIAGFFRYRFPFHGWPFPMVKPTTNPSVPATPVTGAGEEESEKVPSSPSEGNSEGNRDGGNA